In the Devosia sp. SL43 genome, one interval contains:
- a CDS encoding DUF983 domain-containing protein, whose amino-acid sequence MAQPSPIVAGLLCRCPRCGDGKLFRGYLKVAPACTACGLDFKFADSGDGPAIFVIFLVAPLIIVLALVVSAIFNPPPYVHLILWIPATLLLSLALLPPFKGVLVALQYRHDAHEGHQ is encoded by the coding sequence TTGGCCCAGCCATCGCCCATCGTTGCCGGACTGCTCTGCCGCTGCCCGCGCTGTGGCGATGGCAAGCTGTTCCGTGGCTATCTCAAGGTGGCGCCGGCCTGTACGGCTTGTGGCCTCGACTTCAAGTTTGCCGATAGCGGCGATGGCCCCGCCATCTTCGTCATCTTCCTGGTCGCGCCGTTGATCATTGTCCTCGCGCTTGTTGTCAGCGCCATCTTCAACCCGCCACCCTATGTCCACCTGATCCTGTGGATTCCGGCGACGCTGCTGCTGTCCCTGGCCCTGTTGCCGCCGTTCAAGGGTGTCCTGGTGGCGCTGCAATATCGCCACGACGCCCATGAGGGGCATCAATGA
- a CDS encoding cytochrome c oxidase subunit 3, whose amino-acid sequence MSAIEKNHDYHMVEPSPWPFVMSAAVLIMAMGAIFWMHEWTPFVFFIGLAGVLYTMYAWWSDVIKESNEGYHTPVVQMHHRYGMMLFIASEVMVFFGFFWAYFDGFFRWDDVEQYARLADTVAWPPVGVELFDPFHLPLFNTLLLLTSGTTVTWAHHALLEGDREGLKWGLVLTVLLGAVFTCVQAIEYMEAGFVFGGEGATMYGATFFMATGLHGFHVLIGTIFLLVCLLRALRGDFTPEKHLGFEFAAWYWHFVDVVWLFLFASIYVWGSWGVALHH is encoded by the coding sequence ATGTCCGCCATTGAAAAGAACCATGATTACCACATGGTCGAGCCCAGCCCGTGGCCCTTCGTCATGTCGGCTGCCGTTCTGATCATGGCCATGGGCGCCATCTTCTGGATGCACGAATGGACCCCGTTCGTGTTCTTCATCGGCCTGGCCGGCGTGCTCTACACCATGTACGCGTGGTGGAGCGACGTGATCAAGGAATCCAACGAGGGCTACCATACCCCCGTCGTACAGATGCACCACCGCTACGGCATGATGCTGTTCATCGCCTCCGAAGTGATGGTGTTCTTTGGCTTCTTCTGGGCCTATTTCGACGGCTTCTTCCGCTGGGACGACGTCGAGCAATATGCCCGCCTCGCTGACACGGTCGCCTGGCCGCCTGTAGGCGTCGAACTGTTCGATCCGTTCCACCTGCCGCTGTTCAACACCCTGCTGCTGCTGACCTCGGGCACCACGGTGACCTGGGCGCACCACGCCTTGCTCGAGGGCGACCGCGAGGGCCTCAAGTGGGGCCTGGTGCTGACCGTGCTGCTGGGCGCCGTCTTCACCTGTGTTCAGGCCATCGAATACATGGAAGCCGGCTTCGTCTTCGGCGGCGAAGGCGCGACCATGTATGGCGCGACCTTCTTCATGGCTACGGGCCTGCATGGCTTCCACGTCCTGATCGGCACCATCTTCCTGCTGGTCTGCCTGCTGCGCGCCCTGCGCGGCGATTTCACCCCCGAGAAGCATCTCGGCTTCGAATTCGCTGCCTGGTACTGGCACTTCGTCGACGTGGTCTGGCTGTTCCTGTTTGCCTCCATCTATGTGTGGGGCAGCTGGGGCGTGGCGCTCCACCACTAG